CTGCGGAAGCCGAGAGATGAACTCGTCGCATTGCGCAGCTCTTGCTGCAGCCTGGACTTCATCCAGCGTGGCTCCCGGTTTGCCGACGGCAATATTCTCATACAAAGTGTCATAGAACAGGAAGGTCTCCTGAAATACAAAGGCAACTGTATTCATCAGTTCATGAATCGCCATATGACGGATATCCACTCCACCGATACGGATCGCACCCTCTTGCGGGTCCCAGAACCGCGGCACCAAGCTGGCCACCGTCGATTTACCTGATCCTGACGGTCCAACCAGCGCTGTAACCTTCCCTTGTACTGCCCGAAAAGAGACCTCGCTAAGCGCAGCCGCAGCCCCCTCTTCTTCACTGTAGGAGAAGGTTACGTCCATAAATTCAACGTCGAAAGCTTGCGGTGATAGCGGCTTTGCTATTTCTGGTACAGGCTGCTGTGCCAAAAGACGATCCATCCGCTCTACGCCTTCGCCGATATCCCGGGTGCTCGAAGCCAGCATAAGTAGCTTATAGAGCGGAGATGATACGCCTGGTGCCATAATTAGAAAGAACAGCAGCACAAGCGCAAAGGACATGGAATCCGGCTGACCGCTTAGCATAAAAACACCCACCGGTAAAATAAAGGTAAACGAGGAGGCCAGCAATGTTTTGAATAGAACATAGCCTGACTGATAACGGTCCGTAAACTCCAGACAATAATCACGGTATCTGGTCATATCACTGTAGAACTTTCGGAAGGAATGCACCGTCTGCCCGAACACCTTCACCGCTGGCATCCCCCGCACATACTGCACCGCCGAAGCATTGATCTGCTCCAAAGAATCATGATACTGCTTCACACTGGTTTTCCCCTTACTGCTCATCATAAGTGCTGACTGCACAACCATTCCTATGAGGATCGGTAGAAGGCAGGCTACAGCTAACGGCGGACTCAGCCAGAACATCGCCACAATCATCAGCACCGTAGACGCCAGCGCGCTGACCAGATCAGGGAGCTGATGCGCTACGAAATTTTCCACCTTGTCGACATTCTGTTCCAGCGTCTTCTTCACTGCGCCGGTCGAAGTTCCATTCAGGAAGCCGAGCGGCAGTCTGCCCAGATGCTCAGTCATTCGTACACGCAGATTATACTGAATACGAAAAGCCGCAATATGTGAGCACATAATACCGCAATACGAGGTCACCAGACCTCCGATCAATCCGCCGAGTGCAATCCATCCCCAGCGAATCATAGCATCACCATCAACCTGTCCAGGAGATGCGGCATGCCGCAGTAGCTCGGCCAATATGAAATAAACAGACAAAAATGGTACCAGCATTAGCACGGCGCTGACAGATGACAATACACCAGACAGGATCAGCAGGCCTCGCTTCTCTCCGGCAATCTCCAACAGTCTCGACATGCCATTTTTGCTTTTACTCACAGCTGTTCCCCCACTCTTTATAATTACGCACAAAAAAAGTGCACTGAGAATGATTCTCTGTGCACTAGTGTATAGGAACGCTCTTCATGGTTGCTACCGTTTCCGGGATTATAATCAACCAAATCAGGAGCATCTGTTTTCGATGCGAGCTTACATCCTTGTTCCTAAAGAACGCTGTCTACCACTGATCAGATACTCTCCAGGACGCACACCGAATTTTTTACGAAAGGCTGCTGAGAAATGGCTGACATTCACGTATCCGACTCTGGATGCTGCTTCACTTACCGTCATATTTCCATGTTGTAGCAGCTGCTGTGCCCTTTGCATCCGTTGTTCGATCACATAGGCATGGACAGTATAACCGAACATTTCCTTAAAGCCCTTCTTCAATTTGAACTCATTAAGGCAAATAATGCGAGAGAGCCCTGCTAGCGTCGGTGGATGTAAATAATCACGTTGCAGAATTTCCTTGGCTAGTCGCAGGCTCTTCATATCATCTCTAGATAGCTTGACTGTGTGGGAAATCCGATCAGCTTCAAATAAAGATTCATTGAGATAGACAGCCATTAGCTCCAGCATTTTCCCCTCCAGATAGAGTTCCCGCATACCCTGACTATAGGAACAATCCGCAATTTGAGACAGAATGAGTCGGATAGATGGTGTGATTGCGTTTTTGCCAAAAAACAACCCAGCTCCTCCTCCGGCTTGGAGCCGTGTATCCTCGGTCAGTCCGCTGGTCATTCGCTCAAATTGTGCCGGACTCATATCTATGCTGAGGAATCTGTAGCCCGCTCCGCTAAGGTATATACAATTTTCACTTCTTACTCCGCCGTGAAGCAGCACACTTTCTCCTGTATCTATGGCAAAATAGTCCTGCTTCAGCGAGGTCCCCCATTCAATTCCATGTCCCATGCAGAATATCAGCTCCGTACGAGGTGTTCTAAACTCACCCTTCGCTTCAATATCCCGATTAAATTGGAGATCAAAATCCGTCATTTGAAGATAACGCTGAGTAAGCAGGCTCCGGCAGCTGCCCTTCCCTAGCTCGACCGGTGGTTTTATCTCAAAGTGGCTTCCGTCCAACTGGTAAGTAATATTAAACCCTTCGCATCTAAGCGTCTTATGGGCATCAATCGTTTCCGCTTCATTCAGACCATCGCTACGCTTCATGCTCATCCCTACTTCCCCTTACTTTGGATTCATTATATATGTATTGAGAATGATTATCAATTGAATGTTCTTTTAGCAAATATGCATAAACAACAAAAAACCTTCCCACACCCCTAAGGGTGAAGAAGGCTTATATGCGTCACTTCCGAAGACATGGCCAGCTATATTTTCAGCTCCATAACCACCTGTGAACGGCCTTTAACGTTTAGTTTTTACATTACATTGGTGGTGGGGGGAAGGTGAGATGCATCCAATTGTTCACCAATTTAAATTGCTAATCCCTCCAATCGTTCAATTAGCAATGGAATCGCTACTTCAATCCAAAACTCCAGACAAACATGCCCACTGGACATACCACCATGACTGTATTTCTCACAATAGATTTGTTTATCTAAATCACCTAAGCTACTTCCTGTTAATTCCTCAAATGCGTATTTGAATATCTCTGCAAACTCCTCACCTGTACATGGATAATTCACTTCCTGAAAGTACCTCTCTAGCTCATCCCAAAGATATGGATCCCCTCTTAATCCCCACCTTTTTGGTCGCTCATTAAAAATAACTGATACTGTCTTTAGCATCCCCAGCCTCCGCCGCTTTCGAATTGGTCAACTATAACTTAACTCTATAAAACAAGTTAGAATTTCCGATATATCGTACTCACTTAATCTGTGTAAACAGTACTACTGTATCATTTTTAACCGCCAATTGTTCCAAATCCAATTATAATGTTTCTGACTATAATTAGATGATTTCAGACTGGCCAATTACTTAAAACTATTTAAAAATTCGATTAATATAGGGAGAAGATATAAATGATATTTTTTTCAGAAAATTCAAAAATACCAGATAAATATGCAGACTTTTTGAATAAGATTGCAACTTTCTTTGGGGAAGAAGAGAATTTCAAAGGTATAGTAAACGACACTATGGAAATCTTAAGACTGTCGTTTAAGGATGATATTTCCGATGCAGAATTGTTAAAGCGCGCAAGTCTTAATGGTATCATTAATGATCCGGATGTCTTTATGGAAATGATAAGTGACAATCCTGATAAAACCAAAATAAAAACAGTTTATATGGAAGAACTTAATGCTTTGTATTACACGATAAATGACATTTTCAGAACACTATGAGCAAAGAAAGAAGACATTCACCCGTATTTCGGAGATGAATGTCTTCTAACCCAATCTGTTTTCACTGTGTTCTGCCGATTATATTACATCCTCAGATTCCAAAGTCAGCCGGTATCCGTTCTTTCTCTCCCTGACAGCAAATCCCCAGGCTTCGGGTGCTTTCCAGGAGGTCTAAATACAAATCAAGCCTCTGATATCTTTGCTTTGCCCATAAAAAATAAAGCGAATGATGATGTATAGTTGTAATTGTATTAGGCTTAATCCGTAACCTTCACATTTCCAAACACGGCCTTATTCCTCGAATCATCCCCCGGATTGCTGAGCGCTATGCCAATATACACCTTGCGATTCATCGGGATCTGAACAGTTCCGACCGTTTGCCAGTTATTCCCGTTCGTCGAAATAGCGCCTTTGAAGGTATTTCCACTTCTGGTCAGCTTTAGCCATCTTGGAGCCGAGGCAGCCGCAGTATGGTCGACCATATTACCCGCTGTCTCTGCACGATACTGGAAGGTTGCCCCATTCTCGGGGGTAAGCATCATATCCGCGTGCTTCGAATTATGACCCAGCGACTCCCGAATCATAATACCAGCCTTGGCCCAGCCGTCCAATCGGCTAGTGGACTGCACTTTTACAATAATCTCTGCATTGCCACTCACGGATTGGTATATATAATTCAGTCGATCTCCATTTCCCCAAATATCCGTAGAGCTACTGCTGAGTGTAAATTGCTTATTGGATGAATTGTAGGTAACGTTCCCCGGCATGGAACCGATATTTCGAGCCTTCCATCCTGCTGGTAATTGAGCCGGATAGTCTTGTTCTACCGGAGGCGTCCAGCCTGGCGTCGGCCAGGTTTCACGTTCTTTGATATTGGCTAGCTCATCTTCTGGCCAGGCCCCGTAAGCAAAGAACGACAGACGCTTCACGTCCGGATAATTCTCGCGGATTCCCTTGTAAATCTCCTGATATTGATCATCAGTCCAGTCATTATCCAGCGTCGCAACAATTTCCACGTCACTGCCGCTAATCCGGTCGCTCGTATCCTTCAGGATGCCGTAGGAAGTGCTGTATACCCAATCACTATTGAACTCCCAGTCATCAAAGTACGCCATCGGTGCGACAAAGTCGATATCATCTTTGAATTTGGCTACATTCTGTCCAACCTCTGTAAATTCCGGCGGCAAAATATACACACCTAGCTGCACATCCGGATTTGAGGATTCGGAAATATCCTCACGGATATCGCCCACATACTGTCCAATTTGTTCAGTTCTCCATTCATTCCACTGCTCACGCTGAGGCGAATCCGTATCGAAGTCAATGCTGAGCGGGGAATACCCGAACTGCGCCTGATACTTCAGGGCCGTGTAATCACTGACGTCCATGTTGTAATTGTCAAAGCGGATCCAGTCTAGCACAACACCGTCAACAGCATAATTCTCGATCACTTCCTGAATGATGGAACGCTCATACTGCTGCACTTCGTGGTGAATCGGATTGACGAAGTATTCGTTGCCGTTAGAACCTGTGAACGGAGTCTGAACCCCGTTAACCAGCGCTTGCATCTGCCATTCATCGTGAGCAAGGAAGGCTTGCTGATCATGGAACTGGGGAATCCAGGCATGAACCTTGATTCCTGCAGCATGGGCTGCTGTAATGACAGCCTGCAGGGCATCGAAATTCTCGTAGCCTTGCGCGATCGGAGCGATATCACTCTGATAAAATACACTTCCAGACGGAACCTCATCATCTTCATCCTGCTTCACGTTCATGCTGATGACATCGACACCGTAGCTTGTGGACAGCTGGATGAAATTATGGACATCCGCCGTGTTCTTAAACTGGTTTACGGTCCGTACAATAACTTCCGTTTCAAAAGGGGGATTACTCTCCTCATCGGCCTTAGCCGGCACGGAACCACCTACTATTGAAGAAACCAATACGAAGCTTAACATTGCTATGCATCTCGATCTCAGAGCAAATGCCATAATATCGCCTCCACAAGTATAAGATTTTATAAAAGTCTTATTTCGTCGCGTTGATTTTCTTGACATTCTCCTGCCATTTTTCGGTTCTGAACTCAAGCAGCTTATCCAGCCCCGCTTTTTGGGTGTTCTTTTTGGCTGTCTCCAGTGCCGACAATACCTCTTCATCCGACTTCGCCTGAACCATTTGTGCGTAAGCAAGGGTATAAATATCCCCGACATTCTGTGCGATGATGCCAATCTCCGTATCCGGAAGCGGATCGGTATTCACAAATTCCGTAATGTCCAGCGCGGTTTTCCAGGTCACCGTGGACTGCGCCACTGTCTCCCATGATTTCTGGTTCGCGGAAAGCAACGCCTCTAAGCTCATTTTCGCCGTATCAATAAAGGTCGTATTTCCCGCCCAGTTAAAGTCCTCGAATTTTCTCATCGTTTCGGTACGCTCGTTAGCAGGAGTCGTCTTGTATTTCTCATTCGGAATTGGTGCTCCGTCTGCGTCCTCCTCATCCCAGTACAAGCCTTTAGGACCGAAGAAAAGCACCTTCTGTCCCTCCGGACCCGTAATCCAGTCAAAGTAAGCGAAGATGGCCTCCGGATCCTTGGCCTTTTTCGTAATGACACTGACGTTCCAACCCAGCGTCTCGAAACCGCTTACAAACACTTGTGTTTTGTCTAGTCCGGCTTTATGAATCGGCCAAATAATTTCATAACCGCTGTCCGGATTGTTCGCAGTCAGTGCACGGTGTCCCTCGGCTCCATACGTAGTGATATTGGATTCGACCATGACCGCTACCCGGCTGGTATTGACCTTTTCTTTGACCGCATCCTGGGTTTGCTGCAGTGCATCCTGCGTAATCAGCCGTTCACGATAGAGCTTATTGATATACAGCACCATCTCCTCGTAAGCGGGATCGTCCAAGATAGATGACAGCTTGTCGCCTTCCGGATGTCCCATGAGTGAAATGAACTTACTGGTGGAGTTCTCCTTAAAACCGCCATACATAATTTCCAGACCTGCCCCCTTCTCGCCAACCTCCAGAGGTACAACATCCGGATACTTCTCTTGCACCAAGCGTAAATATTGATACAAATCATCAAAGGTCTCCAGCGCCGGTCTGCCGAGCTCATTATAAATATCTTTATTCACCATCCATCCGCCGTTGCCGAATTGCCCGGATGTATACCAGTTGGGAATTTGATAGATTTTTCCGTCATCTGAACGGAGCAAATTCAGGGTGGATTCCTTCACATATTTCTTGAAGTTCGGATACTTGTCATAGTAATCATCCAGCGCAACAAGTTGCCCTGCCTGCACCAGCCGTTCCACTGAGGATCCCCGGTCAGTAAAAATGACATCCGGTAAATCACCACCGACGATCATCGTGTTGAGTTTTTCTCCGGCCGCACCTCCCGATTGAATCGGTTCAACATTAACCTTACGGTTCTCCTGAATCCATTTTGTCGCCTCATTATCCCCCCATGGTGATGTCGTAAGCCAGTCGTAATTTCCATAAAAGCTGAAGGTGACGGGCTTAATCCCGCTGCCGTCATCAGTGGCGACCTCGGTATTCAGATTTTTCTCACTTGTGTTTGGTGAAGTGTTAGAATTCCCCCCTCCGCTACAGGCAGCGAGAAGAAGCACCAGCGAAGTCAGCAGAAGCGATACCCATTTCATACGATTGCCCATTCTTTTCCCTTCTTTCTACATAATATGGAGACTGCTATTCTTTCAATGAACCGATCATTACGCCCTTAACAAAGTACTTTTGGAGAAAAGGGTACGTCAGGATAATCGGAATAGTAGCGATCATCATCGTAGCCATGGTCAGTGACTTCGTAGTAATCGTCCGATTTCGGTTCATATGATCCAGCGCGATGGCATTCGATGAACCAATTTGGGTCATAATGTTGGAGTTCATAACCTGCCGCAGCAGGGTCTGTATAGGAAGCAGTTCGTCTTTCGTAATATAGATCGCTCCCGTAAACCAGTCGTTCCAGTAACCGACCGCAGTAAATAAAGCAATCGTGGCCAGCACAGGGCCGGAGACGGGAATAACGATCCGGAAGAAAATGCCGTAGTTACTGCAACCGTCGATTTTGGCTGATTCCTCCAACCCCTCCGGCAAAGCGTTGAAGAAGGTGCGGATGACAATCATGTTCCAGACGCTGATGATGCCGGGGATAATCAGAACCCAAAAGGTGTCCAGCATACCCAAAGAGCGAACTAGTAAATAACTAGGGATGAGCCCTCCACTGAAGAACATCGTAATCATGAAGAACACCATATATTGTTTTCGAAAAAGCAATGTTTTCTTGGACATTCCGTAAGCTAACAGGGCCGTGAAGAAGACGGACAATGCCGTGCCGCCGAGCGTTCTAAGAATGGTGATCAGAAAAGAATTCAGCAGGCGATGATCCTGAAACACAATATAATAATTTTCCAGGGTAAATGCTCTCGGCAACAAGGTTACACCGCCGAGCGCCGTATCGCTCCCTAGATTAAAGGAAATGACCAGCGCGTTCCAAAATGGGTACAGCATAAGTAGCGCCAGCAGCGTCAAAAGGATATAAATAGTCCGCTGCATGATTTTGTCGCCTAGGCTTAGTCTCATTGTTCACCTCTCCTAAAAGGTTTATGGAGCATTACTTACAATCGATACATCCCAATAAAACTTACATCGGAAGCATTCGCTATGAGTAGTAGTACCTACCAGAGACTAACATCTGCCCGGCGCGCGATTTTGTTGGCCATTACCAGCAGAATGACACTGATTACCGCTTTGAAAAGCCCTACCGCTGTCGCATAAGAGAATCTGGCATTTAATATCCCCACACGGTACACATAGGTGTCGATAACATCGGAGTAGGGTCGCAGGATTGGATTGGTTGCCAGCAGCAAAATGTCCTCGAAGCCCGCACTAAGCAGACTGCCGATGGCAAGAATCATAAAGATGATGATAATGGGGGTAATGCTGGGGAGTGTAATCAAGTGAATTTGCTTAAATCGGCTTGCTCCGTCTATGGAAGCGGCTTCATATAAAGTCGGATCAATGCCTGCAATTGCGGCCAGATAGACAATGCTCCCAAATCCGACCTCCTTCCACACATTTACACTTACTAGAATAGACCAGAAGTATTTGGGTAATGCCAGGAAGTTAACTGGCTCTCCTACCAGATTGAATCGCTCCAGCACATAGTTTACCGTTCCGTTGTCAACAGATAACAGCGAAAATACAAAACCGGATACAATAACCCAGGACAGGAAATACGGTAAATAGCTGACGGTCTGGATAACGCGTTTAAAGCCCATATTACCGATCTCATTCAGCATTAGTGCAAGAAGAATCGGTGCTGGAAAAGAGATAATCAATTTAAGCAAACTAATCACAATGGTATTTCGCATCACATTCCAGAACTCCGGTGCCTCGAAGAACATTCTGAAATGCATAAATCCAACCCAGGGGCTCTTCATAATGCCGCCAAAAATATCGTATTGCTGGAACGCCATAACCACGCCATACATCGGAATGTAGCTAAAAATGAATACAAAGATAATTCCCGGCCAAACCATGGACTGTAAATCCAATTGACTGGTGAATTTCTTCCATCTACTTGGTTTCTCGGCCGTGTTCATCCGTTTTTCCTCCTCTGGACGATTCTAGTGAAACAACGGCAAAAACGCTTTGTTCTTCTCCAGCATTTCATCCAGCAGCTGTTCAGCTACGGTGACCGAAGGCACGAGCGGATGATGAACCATAGCCTGCAGGGCCATATCCCGGTCTCCGTGCACAGCTGCCTCGATGGTGAGGCTCTCGTATTGCTTGACCGCGGCCAGCAGGCCTTTGACGGGCTGCGGAATTTTGCGCAGCGGAATCGGCAGCGGACCTTGTTTGGTTACCAAACAGTTCACCTCAATGGAGGCATCGTCCGGCAAGAAGTCAATCATTCCGTTATTCCTTACATTCAACGTCTGGATATCGCGGGAATCATTATAAATGGAGCGCATCAGCAGCACTGCCGCCTCCGAGTAATAGGCTCCACCACGCTGCTCCAGCTGCTTTGGCTTCTCATTTAGCTCTACGTTCCGGTACAGCTCAAACAGCTCTTCCTCCACCTTCTTCACTACCTCAGCGCGCGATCCGGTCGTTGCTGCTGCTTCCTTCTGTTCCGCAAGCATCGCGTCCGTCATGTAGTAATAGCTCAGGTAATAAGAAGGGATGGCTTTCAAAGCATTCAGAAACCGGTGGTCCCAGGAATCAAACGGCACATTACTCGCCTTGTAGTTCTGGGGGTAATCAATGAGCTCCTGTAGCTTGCTTTTACCGTCAATTACGATATCGGATACCCAGTGCAGATGGTTGATGCCGACAAACTCCGCGTAGATCTTCTCCATAGGAAGTCCGAAGAACTCAGAGAGCCACTTTTGAAAACCGATCGGCGAGTTGCACAGGCCTACGCTTTTTACCGATGAATATTTGTGAACAGCTTCAGTTACCATACCGGCCGGATTCGTAAAATTCAGCAACCAGGCATCCGGAGCTAGCTCCTCGATGTCCTTGCAAATATCCAGAATAACCGGAATGGTCCGCAGGCCTTTCATCATCCCTCCGGGACCCGTCGTCTCCTGACCGATGACATCGTATTGAAGCGGAATTAATTCGTCCCATTTCCGCGCTTCCAGCATACCTACCCGGATTTGAGTGCAGATAAAGTCTGCTCCGGCGATGGCCTCCCTGCGCTCAAGCGTCTGGGTCACGGTAATCGGTAGTCCGGACTCAGCAATCATACGCTTGCTTAATTCCGCAATCGTATGCAGCTTCTCCTTTCCCGCCTCAATATCCACCAGCCATACTTCGCGGACGGGAAGCTTTTTATGGTGCATGATGATGCCTTCAATAAGCTCAGGCGTATACGATGAACCCGCTCCGATGACAACGAGCTTCAGAGTCTCCTTCATAATAATAGCCCCTCCTTACCCAGTGATAGACGATCAAGAACCTCCTGATTCACACACACACCGCTGCTTTCCATTGCCAAAACGACCGCGCCTACAACCGGTTCCCGGGTTAGAATCCTTAAAGTGCCATTTGGAGCTGAATGCTTCACTCTCTGTTCAATGGCCCGCCGGATGATGCCTGAGCGATCCCCCTTGGTCAATAGGCTGCCTGCAAGTACGATGTCAAAGGAATCCTCCTCCATAGCCAAATGGCGGATTGTCGATACCGCTGCCAAACCCAGCTCATCCCCTTGCTTGGTTAGCAGTAGGGTGGCAACCTGGTCTCCTTCATCTGCCGCTTGAAACAGCAGCTCAGCAATCTGAGGAGGCAAGTCTCTGGAATGATCCAGGTAATCCTCCCTTAACTCCGAAACACTGGAATAGCCCAGCAAATGAATTAAGCGTTCGCTTAAGACAGTCTCTTTCTCTCTTCCATCATCCGCCCGAAGAACGCTACGGAATACCTCAATACTTAGATCATAGCCGCCGCCGTAATCACCGAACCGATAGCCAAATCCACCACATTGGTATGTAACGCCTCGCGGATTTTTACCGGCGCAGTTCACTCCCGAGCCGCAGATCAGCACGATCCCATAATTACTCTCTGTACCTGATCGCAAGGCAATCCAGGTATCGCAGGAAATCTCAGTTCGGGGAAGGCCAAGTCTGCTGATGATTGGTCGTAAAATTCGAAAATCGGATTCTCTGTCCGCTCCAGCCAGACCGAACCAGGAATACTCCATCTGATCCTTTGTCAGCCCCGACGCTATAATCGCTCCCGATACAGCCTGGTGCAAACTGTTCTCTGCCTGTTCACGATTGTTTTGATGATTCCCGTTCCCTCCCTTGCCTACACCAATGACCGTTCCCTGTTCATTTGCAATCATTGCATAAGTTTTGCTGCCCCCTGCATCGACTCCCAAAAAGTACTTCACAGTTCGTTTCACTCCTAATATTTAGGTTAACCTTACAGATGCGGTGGATTCACGCACGAGAAGCTGAGGAGCGAGCTTCGTTACAACAGCTGGCATCACCTCCCCATTGATTAATTTCATCAGCAAATCAACACCAATGCTGCCCATTTGCGCCTCAGGCTGTCTGACTGTCGTCAATCGGGGATAAAATTCACCTACGAACTGCTGATCATCAAAGCCAACCACTGAGATATCCTGAGGTACCAGAATCCCCTCCTCACGCAGGGCTTGAACAACACCTAAAGCAATAAAATCGTCTCCTGAAAAAATGGCTGTCGGCAGCTTATCTTCACGGATCCATCTCTTGGCCACCTCATAACCGCTACTTACCGTAAATCCGCAATATTCCGTGCCGAAAGGCGATAGTCCCGCTTCATCCAGCGCCTGTACATAACCCCGCTTGCGCTCTGCTACACTCAGGAACACCGAAGGGCCACCGATATAGGCGATCTGGGTGTGTCCAAGACCAATCAAGTGCTTGGTAGCTTCATACCCCCCTTGATAGTTATCGACGACGACACTGGGAACATCCTCATGCTGGAGCTGGTTATCCAGCAAGACAAACGGAATATTTTTTCTTTTCAGCTCCTCCACATATTCTTTTTCCTCAAGCGGAGATAACAGGATAATCCCGTCAACGCGGTCCTTCTGAAACAGGAAGTTAACGCCTTCATCCTCATTCTCGGCTATCGACAGGGCCAAGAAGTAACCTTGTTCTGCCAGCTTCCGGTTCACCACGCGAATCACGCGGTCATAGAAAGAGTCGTTAAAGTTGGTAATCGACATACCGATGACTCCCGTCTTGCCACGCACGAGACTCCGCGCCGCTGAATTGGGCTGATAATTTAATTCCTCCATAGCACTCAGCACTTTCCGCCTATTGCCTTCACGTACAGAAGGTGAATTGTTAATAACTCTGGATACGGTCACTACAGAGAGCCCCGACTTTTTGGCTACATCATGAATGTTCATCTAAGCTTCTATGCCTCCAAGTTCAATAGTTTAAACGTTATAACTTTTAGGGAAATAAAAAAGGACTAACTCTTCTCACCACAACTACGTCCTGACTGAGAATCGAACATTGAATATCAGTTTCACCTTTATCGAAAGTATCAAAATGATTTCAAAAGTTTAAAGGTTTTAACTTTAAGATGATTTTACAACCATTCCCAATATCCGTCAATCCATAAAATGTAGTCAAATCTAATATTCCGGACACTACAAAAAACCTTCCCTCACCCCTAGAGGTGGAGAAGGCTTAAACGCGTCACTTCCGAAGACATGGCCAGCTATATTTTCAGCTCCCCAAGCTTGATCAGCTCGACAACCGCTTGTGAACGGCCTTTAACGTTTAGTTTTTGCATTACATTGGAGATGTGGTTCCGAACTGTTTTTTCGCTGATAAATAATAAACCAGCGATATCACGAGTCGTTTTGTCCTGCACGAGAAGCTCGAAAACTTCGCGCTCACGATGAGTCAACAGAAATTTGCTGTGGTGTTCGTTCCCCTTCAATGGTGTCACCCCTCCTTGCCCTGGGTTTGTTTGGTATAACAAGGTAAAGGGATACAGTCAAAACATATTATGTATTGATGAAGTTAATGGTGCTGTCATAACTACAAAATGGGCTTAACCATCCGAAGCTTATTACACCGCTTTAGTGAGGACATTCACCCGCAAAACTTGAAATCTCTTGGATAGAATCATCTCCTTACAGGGCAAACTACAACTTGTTGTTTCTTATTAAAAGGAGGTGTAAGTATGAGCAACTCGAAAAATAATCAACCTACTAAGGCAGAGGTACAAACTACGAAATTAAACAAATTGCCACTAGTTGGTAAATTCGAACCGGAATTTTCTGCTGAGGAAGCCGCAGAAGTATTCAAAAATCATCCCACTACGGAACATGAATCCCATAATGAACAATAAAATAAAGACGACACAGAATGAGGCTGTCGAATAAGTAGCTTTTTCCTATAAATGAGACAGCTCGGTTAATTATAAAAACTGTATGCAGCACATAGCAGCGATTCATCCA
This genomic stretch from Paenibacillus sp. FSL H7-0737 harbors:
- a CDS encoding ABC transporter ATP-binding protein, whose translation is MSRLLEIAGEKRGLLILSGVLSSVSAVLMLVPFLSVYFILAELLRHAASPGQVDGDAMIRWGWIALGGLIGGLVTSYCGIMCSHIAAFRIQYNLRVRMTEHLGRLPLGFLNGTSTGAVKKTLEQNVDKVENFVAHQLPDLVSALASTVLMIVAMFWLSPPLAVACLLPILIGMVVQSALMMSSKGKTSVKQYHDSLEQINASAVQYVRGMPAVKVFGQTVHSFRKFYSDMTRYRDYCLEFTDRYQSGYVLFKTLLASSFTFILPVGVFMLSGQPDSMSFALVLLFFLIMAPGVSSPLYKLLMLASSTRDIGEGVERMDRLLAQQPVPEIAKPLSPQAFDVEFMDVTFSYSEEEGAAAALSEVSFRAVQGKVTALVGPSGSGKSTVASLVPRFWDPQEGAIRIGGVDIRHMAIHELMNTVAFVFQETFLFYDTLYENIAVGKPGATLDEVQAAARAAQCDEFISRLPQGYDTLIGEGGVYLSGGEEQRIAVARAILKNAPVLVLDEATAFADPENEHHMQLALTELMRGKTVIVIAHRLSSIREAAQILVLRDGQIVERGDHDRLIDLDGLYTQMWHAYSDAGDWHLEKGGEQL
- a CDS encoding helix-turn-helix transcriptional regulator, with translation MSMKRSDGLNEAETIDAHKTLRCEGFNITYQLDGSHFEIKPPVELGKGSCRSLLTQRYLQMTDFDLQFNRDIEAKGEFRTPRTELIFCMGHGIEWGTSLKQDYFAIDTGESVLLHGGVRSENCIYLSGAGYRFLSIDMSPAQFERMTSGLTEDTRLQAGGGAGLFFGKNAITPSIRLILSQIADCSYSQGMRELYLEGKMLELMAVYLNESLFEADRISHTVKLSRDDMKSLRLAKEILQRDYLHPPTLAGLSRIICLNEFKLKKGFKEMFGYTVHAYVIEQRMQRAQQLLQHGNMTVSEAASRVGYVNVSHFSAAFRKKFGVRPGEYLISGRQRSLGTRM
- a CDS encoding family 10 glycosylhydrolase produces the protein MAFALRSRCIAMLSFVLVSSIVGGSVPAKADEESNPPFETEVIVRTVNQFKNTADVHNFIQLSTSYGVDVISMNVKQDEDDEVPSGSVFYQSDIAPIAQGYENFDALQAVITAAHAAGIKVHAWIPQFHDQQAFLAHDEWQMQALVNGVQTPFTGSNGNEYFVNPIHHEVQQYERSIIQEVIENYAVDGVVLDWIRFDNYNMDVSDYTALKYQAQFGYSPLSIDFDTDSPQREQWNEWRTEQIGQYVGDIREDISESSNPDVQLGVYILPPEFTEVGQNVAKFKDDIDFVAPMAYFDDWEFNSDWVYSTSYGILKDTSDRISGSDVEIVATLDNDWTDDQYQEIYKGIRENYPDVKRLSFFAYGAWPEDELANIKERETWPTPGWTPPVEQDYPAQLPAGWKARNIGSMPGNVTYNSSNKQFTLSSSSTDIWGNGDRLNYIYQSVSGNAEIIVKVQSTSRLDGWAKAGIMIRESLGHNSKHADMMLTPENGATFQYRAETAGNMVDHTAAASAPRWLKLTRSGNTFKGAISTNGNNWQTVGTVQIPMNRKVYIGIALSNPGDDSRNKAVFGNVKVTD
- a CDS encoding extracellular solute-binding protein, producing MGNRMKWVSLLLTSLVLLLAACSGGGNSNTSPNTSEKNLNTEVATDDGSGIKPVTFSFYGNYDWLTTSPWGDNEATKWIQENRKVNVEPIQSGGAAGEKLNTMIVGGDLPDVIFTDRGSSVERLVQAGQLVALDDYYDKYPNFKKYVKESTLNLLRSDDGKIYQIPNWYTSGQFGNGGWMVNKDIYNELGRPALETFDDLYQYLRLVQEKYPDVVPLEVGEKGAGLEIMYGGFKENSTSKFISLMGHPEGDKLSSILDDPAYEEMVLYINKLYRERLITQDALQQTQDAVKEKVNTSRVAVMVESNITTYGAEGHRALTANNPDSGYEIIWPIHKAGLDKTQVFVSGFETLGWNVSVITKKAKDPEAIFAYFDWITGPEGQKVLFFGPKGLYWDEEDADGAPIPNEKYKTTPANERTETMRKFEDFNWAGNTTFIDTAKMSLEALLSANQKSWETVAQSTVTWKTALDITEFVNTDPLPDTEIGIIAQNVGDIYTLAYAQMVQAKSDEEVLSALETAKKNTQKAGLDKLLEFRTEKWQENVKKINATK